The window CTACCAACTCACCATAAAATGGTCTTTCAGCGTGTACTTCATAGAATTTTTTTGCATCAGCAACTGTAAGCTGAGTTAATTTTAAAGCTTTGATTTTAAAACCTCCTTCAGCAATCTTACCCAATATAGCACCGATATGTCCGTCAGCAACTGCATCAGGCTTAATCATAGTGAATGTAATGTTAGACATAAATGTATATTTTTTTAATGGCGCAAAATTACAAAAAATATCTTTGATTTTTATTTTAATTTTTTTTTAACATAAAAATAACTTTTATTAAGAAATTATGAACCAATCTTTGGCACAGTAATTGTTTATTCTATTGCGATTCTCATGTTTAATTTGAGTTTTCATGGTTATTAGTTTTTACCCAGCTTCGGCTGGGTTTTTTTATTCCCAAAAAACAATACTGTTTTTTATCAATTCGGTAATTTTAAGCACTAAATAAAAGTATATTTAATAATATTACTGCTTTTATTTCAATTAATAAAATAATTGAATTTTCTAAAATATCATTTTTTCAATCAACTAAAATATGCCAAAAGTGGAGTTATCTGCCAAATTTGTCATGCCAAAAAGTAGAGTTATCTGAAAATAGATTTTTTTTCGTAAAAATTCAACATACCAAGTATTAAAAAAAAGACAATCAATTATAGCATTTAATTTATTCTTTAAATAAAAAATATTATAAAATATATTACTAAAATCAAAGGGATAAAATAGTAAAGATCTCTTTAAACCTTGACAAGGAGTGGTGACAGGTTCAGTAAAAGAAATTTTAAAACAAAAAAAGAGACTATTTAATGATAGTCTCTCTGTATATTTTATTTCTGAGAAGCTTCTTCCGCCTCATCCATCAATTTGATGTAAGTGGCATAGCGCGAATGTTGTATTTCGCCTGTTTCAAGGGCATCAAGAACGGCGCACTTCGGTTCATTAATGTGAAGACAATTATGAAATTTACACTCTTCTCTCTTTTTGAAAATCTCAGGGAAGTAATGCTGTACTTCTTCTTTTTCAATATCAATCATGGCAAATTCACGAACACCAGGGGTATCGATAACATTTCCGCCAAAATCCCAAAAGTGCATCTGTGCAAAAGTTGTTGTATGTTTTCCTTTCAGGTGGGTATCTGAAATTTCAGATGTTTTTAAATTCAATCCTGGCTGCAAAGCATTTACTAAAGTAGATTTCCCACAACCGGAGTGTCCGAAGAATACTGAGGTTTTATCTTTAAGGATTTCCTCCAGCTGCTCAAGATTCAGTCTCGAATAGGATGAAATTTCCAATGTGTTATAGCCAATTTCCTGGTAGAGAAACTCTATGTCTTTCACAATTTCTATTTCTTCCCCGTGGAGAACATCAATCTTATTAAAGAGAATCAATGGAGTAATATTATAGGCTTCACAGCATGCCAGAAACCTGTCAAGGAATCCTAAAGATGTTTCAGGATGTTTCAGAGTAAAGATAAAACACGCTAGATCAATATTGGAAGCAATAATATGGGCTTCTTTTGAAAGGTTTACTGATTTTCTGATCAGATAATTAGAACGCGGCTCAATTTTCGTGATCCATGCAATATCATCCTGTTCAAGCTGAAATTCAACAAAATCTCCTACAGCAAGTGGATTGGTAAGCCTTGTTTTTATTAGTTTGAATTTCCCCCTGATTCTGGCCTCGAAAATTTTATTTGTTTCCAATTCCAAAACCTGGTACCAACTGCC of the Chryseobacterium viscerum genome contains:
- the rsgA gene encoding ribosome small subunit-dependent GTPase A, yielding MKGKIIKSTGSWYQVLELETNKIFEARIRGKFKLIKTRLTNPLAVGDFVEFQLEQDDIAWITKIEPRSNYLIRKSVNLSKEAHIIASNIDLACFIFTLKHPETSLGFLDRFLACCEAYNITPLILFNKIDVLHGEEIEIVKDIEFLYQEIGYNTLEISSYSRLNLEQLEEILKDKTSVFFGHSGCGKSTLVNALQPGLNLKTSEISDTHLKGKHTTTFAQMHFWDFGGNVIDTPGVREFAMIDIEKEEVQHYFPEIFKKREECKFHNCLHINEPKCAVLDALETGEIQHSRYATYIKLMDEAEEASQK